The following coding sequences lie in one Anolis carolinensis isolate JA03-04 unplaced genomic scaffold, rAnoCar3.1.pri scaffold_11, whole genome shotgun sequence genomic window:
- the arpp19 gene encoding cAMP-regulated phosphoprotein 19: MSAESSEPTSAEEQKEMEDKVISPEKAEEAKLKARYPHLGQKPGGSDFLRKRLQKGQKYFDSGDYNMAKAKMKNKQLPTAAPDKTEVTGDHIPTPQDLPQRKPSLVASKLAG, translated from the exons ATGTCGGCGGAGAGCTCGGAGCCCACTTCGGCCGAAGAGCAGAAG GAAATGGAAGACAAAGTGATTAGTCCTGAGAAGGCTGAAGAAGCAAAGTTGAAAGCCAGATACCCTCATCTGGGACAAAAGCCCGGTGGCTCAGATTTCTTGAGGAAGCGGCTCCAAAAAGGA CAAAAGTATTTTGACTCTGGGGATTACAATATGGCAAAAGCAAAGATGAAGAACAAGCAGCTCCCTACTGCCGCTCCTGATAAGACTGAAGTGACAGGGGATCACATTCCTACCCCTCAGGACCTTCCGCAGCGGAAACCGTCTCTTGttgccagtaagctggctggctGA